The DNA region CATTAATGACTTCATTTTTTGTATTTATAACTATGCCTCTTTATGTAATTATGTTTATAATGCCAATGAATAAACTTTTAATTGATACCAGCAGTACTTATTCTATACTAATAAGTCTTTTGAGAGAAATAGTTATAAATCCATGGATGTTGGGAATATTTATACTGTCTTTTTTGGCAAGTGCTACTCAATCTTCAAATACTCCAAATTGGTTAGCATTAATAACAGAGGTGAATCTTCCAGAACATAGGGGTGCAGCTTTTAGCATATCTAACATTGCAAACAGTCTTGGTAGAACTGTTGGAAATGTAGGAATAGGATATTTGTTAGCTTTTATTTCAATATATAAAAGGGAACCAAGTAATTATATTATAACTATGGTAATATTTCAGATGTTTTTGGTTCCGGCTGCTATCTGTTATTTACAAATAGCAAAAACAAATGTCAGAGATATAAAAGACGTAAAGAAGACATTGTATAGAAGGGCTAAGGTTAATTAATATATTATTGTTTCGGTAGTATATTCAATCTAAATTGGGCAAGTAATTCTTGTAAGTGTTGATAGATTTAATATTTATAAATATTAAATCTATCAACCTCTCTGTAATTACTTGCCCGATAAAATTTTAAGTAGGATTAAAAATTTTTTTGATAAATAAAATATTTTTAATCCAATTTTAATCTCCAGTGTGAATAATATATGTAAATTAGGGGAAAGAGGTGAGTAAATATGTATTTAAATATTTTAAATAGAATAAATATATTTGATAACTATGTTTTGCATTCTATTAATAAATATTTAAAAAATAAATATTTAGATAAATTAATGCCTATAGTAACTGCAATGGGAAATGTAGGCATTATTTGGATAGCAGTGGCAATTATTTTATTATTAAATAGACCTTATAGAACAATTGGAGATATAGTGATACTAACATTATTTGTAAGTACAATTGTTGGGGAGGGGATAGTGAAACATATAGTAAAGCGGATTAGACCTTGTAATAATGGAATTAATATTCACCTTCTAATTTCGAGGCCAATATCCTATTCCTTTCCTTCAGGACACACAAGTTCATCCTTTGCTGTTGCAGGGGTATTATCTATGTATTTCCATCAATATAGAATAATATTTATGTCAGTAGCATTCTTAATAGCATTATCCAGATTATATTTGTATGTACATTATCCTACAGATATTATAGGAGGTATTATAATCGGGATACTCTGTTCAAAATCAGTATTTATAATTTTAAATATAATTTCTATGCAGAACATTCATGTTCCATACAAAATATATTAGTGAGAAGGTAATTAAGGAGAACTATGAGTATAGCATTGGGAATTATTAGATATAATAAATTATTGAGTACAACGTTACCTACATTCTCCACAGGTTTGAAATACCCTTGCACCAAGGGTATGGTATCCATTTCCTACCTATAGAGGATTGGAGAATTCTGCACATTAGGTTAAAAATTGAAATTAATAGTTATTTTTAATAGTGAAACAGCTGCGTGGTTTCAGTAAATATTTGGAGTAGAAAGAGGATAAATATGAAAGCTTTCAAGATACTCATAGTGGAAGATGAAAAACAGATGGCTATGTTTATTGAAATGGAATTAACTCATGAGGGATATAAGGCGGATGTTTCTCATGATGGTATAGATGCACTTAAAAAAATTGAGAAAAACAGATATGATTTGATTATTCTTGATATAATGCTGCCTGGTTTAAATGGAATGGAAGTTTGTAGAGAAGTTAGAGGCAGCTACAATATACCCATTATAATGCTTACAGCCAAAAGTGATGTAAGTGATAAAGTTAAAGGACTAGATATTGGGGCAAATGATTATATGACCAAGCCTTTTGCAATAGAGGAACTATTAGCCAGAATAAGAGTAATAGAGAGAAATAATATATCATCAAGCTGTAAATATGATGAAATAAAATTTAAGGATATAGTAATGAATAATAGTACACATCAAGTATTAAGAAATGGTAAAAAAATTGATTTGACAAAGAAGGAATATGATTTATTAGAAACTTTACTTATAAATAAAAATATAGTTCTTACCAGAGAGCAGCTAATTGAAAAAATATGGGGCTACGATTATGAGGGTGACACAAATGTAGTAGATGTTTTTATAAGATACTTGAGGAGCAAAATAGATGATGATTTTGAAAATAAAATTATTACTACTGTTAGAGGGGTAGGATATGTAATTAATGAAAATTAATATTATTAGAGGAGCTAAAATTTCTGTTAAATTAACAATAATTTATGCTTTTATGTTTTCCTTTATATTACTTATATTAAATGCTTCAGTTTTATATGGAATAAAACACTATTTTTATTCCCAGGCCAATAAGCAGGTAGTTGATGTCAAAAATATAATTTTAAATGATATAAGAGACCAGCAAGATAATAGCGATACACTAGATAAAAAAATATTGATAAATTTGCCATCCAGAGAAAATTTATATATAAAGCTTACAGAAAAGGATGGAAAGACAGTAGGTATTCCTGAGAGATATTATTACAATGTAAAGATTAATGAGGATTATGACAAAATAATGCATTTAGAGGAACAGGATAGACATCTGATATATGAAAATGTAAAAATTGAAAATAATAATTATGGTATTAAAAATATGCAAATAATTAAAGATATGGGTAGAGAATATGATTTTATGAAGATATTATTTTCCTTTATGGCAGTATCAGATTTCATAGGTATTGTTTCTTCAATTATTATTGGATATATTATAAGTAAAAAAATGCTGAAGCCTATAGATAATATTACTAAAGCAGCTGAAAATATAAGTATTAATAATTTAAATGAAAGAATAGATATGAAGGGTCCGGAGGATGAGCTTAAAAGACTCGCTGCTACTTTTAATAATATGATAAACAGACTTCAGGATTCTTTTAACAGGCAAACTCAATTTGTATCTGATGCCTCACATGAATTAAGAACTCCTATTGCAGTAATCAGTGGATATGTAAATTTGCTTGACAGGTGGGGTAAAAATGATAAAAAGGCTTTAGAAAAGTCAATTTATGCTATTAAGTTTGAAGTCTCCACTATGGCCGATATGATAGAAAAATTACTTTTCCTTGCTAAAGGTGATAGCGGCGTTTTAGAGATGAATAAAACTAGGTTTTTTCTAAATAAACTTATAGATGAGGTAATTGAAGAAAGTAGGCTTATAGATAAAACTCATAATATATTAAGTGAAAAAAATCAAGCGGTAGAGATTGTCGCTGATTATAAAATGATAAAACAAATGCTTAGAATATTTATTGATAACAGCATTAAGTTTACACCCGAAAATGGCAATATAGTTCTAAACTCTGTAATGGAAGAAAAAACTATAGAAATGACAATTAGTGATACTGGAATTGGAATACCAAAGGAAGAAATAGAAAGAATATTTGATAGGTTCTATACTGTTGATAAATCCAGGTCTAAGGATAAAGGAGGAACAGGTCTTGGACTATCTATTGCCAAATGGATTGTGGATAGACATAATGGAAATATAGAAGTAATTAGTGAGGAAGGAAAGGGAACAAGGATAATCATTAAAATTAACATAAATAATTAGGAAAAATATGATAAGCTATAGAATTTATATGGAAGAAGTGTATTTATTTTCTATTGTATTTGTTTCAGTTTACAAAGAGCAACTAACATTTTAATGTGCTATCTAGCTCTCGCCTATAGAGGATAGATAGCAAATATATAACTGCACGGATAGATTGAAATTATTAGGATGGAAATTTACTATAATCAGGTTTACTAAAAAGCATGTATTTGTAAGCAGGAGAAGATATGAATACAAATACATGCTTTCTAGATAAATTAAAACTGTTAGTTTATTCTAGTTTTTAATTTACTCTTCTTGGAATTATGTTTATTAATCTTTGTATTGTTTTTATTATTAGAAAAATGCTTTGTTTCATTATCTGAAATTTTTTGCTTACTATTTTTAGCTTTAGTGGATTTGTTTACCTTTACCCTTGGAAACGATGGGATAAGGCAATTAGAACCACCGCCTATTAAATCTTCTCTATGAGCCTTTACTAATGCTTCTTTAACAATTTTATAATTTTCTGGTTTAGCAAATTGCAGCAGTGCTCTCTGCATGTTTTTTTCATGCTGCGTTTTAGGGACATATACCTTTTCATCTGTAAAAGGATCCATTTCTGTATAATACATAGTAGTAGAAAAACTTCCAGGTGTGGGATAAAAATCCTGTACCTGTTCTGGCACGTATTTCATCTCCTTTATATATAAAGCAAGTTCTATGGCAGCGTTAAGGTCACTTCCTGGATGACTTGACATAAGATAAGGAACAAGATATTGTTTCATTCCCAAACTATTATTTATATCAAAATATTTTTTTACGAAGCTATCGTAAACATTTCTACCGGGCTTTCCCATTTTCTTTAAAACTTTATCACTTATGTGTTCAGGTGCAACCTTTAGCTGACCACTTATGTGATATTTGCAAAGTTCCTCAAAGAATTGTGTGTTTTTATCATGTATGAGATAATCATATCTTATTCCAGAACGTATAAATACCTTTTTTACCTTTGGTAGTGATCTAAGCTTTCTTAAGAGGCTAAGATATTCAGTGTGATCAATTTTTAAGTTTTTGCAGGGATTTGGGAAAAGACACTGTTTATTTTTACATACACCTCTCTCAAGCTGCTCTTTACATGATACATGTCTAAAATTAGCAGTAGGACCACCAACATCATGAATATAGCCCTTAAAGTCACTGTAATTTGTCATAGCCTTAGCTTCATCAATAATAGAAGTCTGGCTTCTATGCTGAATAGTTCTACCCTGATGAAAAGTTAGAGCACAGAAGGAACAGCCGCCATAACAACCTCTGTGACTGGTAATGGAAAATTTAACCTCTGTAAGAGCAGGTATTCCACCTTTATCTTCATAGCATGGGTGGTAGGTTCTAGTGTAAGGAAGATTATATACTACATCCATTTCATCCTCTGATAAAGGATATTGTGGTGGATTTTGTACTATATATCTATCACCATGCTTTTGAACAATGGCTTTTCCTCTAAATGCATCCTGTTCCATATCTTGAAGCTTATAGGCATTTCCATAGGCTTTTTTATCTGAAGAAACCTCTTCATAGGAAGGTGTTTCTACATAGTCCTTTAAGGAACTTATGTCTGAAGTGGTGTATTCCGTGCCGCGTATATCATTCATGTCTTTTATATTCATGCCATATTTACATAAATTTGCTATCTGAGCGGTAGTTTTTTCACCCATGCCATAGGCTAATAAATCTGCTTTAGAATCAATGAGTATACTTCTTCTAACTTTGTCTTCCCAGTAATCATAGTGAGCAAACCTTCTAAGGCTCGCTTCAATGCCGCCTACAACTATAGGTACATCTTTATAAGCCTCACGAGCTCTATTGCAATATACTATAAGCGCTCTGTCTGGTCTATGACCACTTTCGCCTCCGGGGGAATAGAAATCATCATGTCTTTTTTTCTTTGCAGCAGTATAATGATTAACCATAGAATCTATATTTCCAGAGTTTATAAAGAAAGCATATTTAGGTTTCCCAAGCTTCATAAAATCCTTAGAACTTCTCCAATCAGGCTGAGCTATTATTCCAGCAGTAAAGCCTTCATTTTCAAGAACTCTTCCAATTATAGCACTGCCAAAGGAAGGATGGTCTACATAGGCATCTCCCGTTATTATTATAAAATCAAGTTGATCTATTCTTCTTTCTATTAAATCATTTTTACATATGGGTAAAAATCTATTGTTTTCTTTCATTAATTTTCTCCTAAACTTATTTTCAATATTTCAATGTATTTCTAATTTTAAATAGTTTTGTACAGTTATTGATGTATTTTTTTAATAATATAAAAAACTAGTATTGTGTAATATTGATTAATAAATAATATTAACATAATATGAGATAAATATAAATATGCAATAGTGAGAAAGGGCGAACTAACTATCAGGTTAGTTAAGCTAATACATGGTAATTTTTGAGCATTAACAAGTGAAAGCTTTTCACCTGGCTGACGCGGTGAAAAAGTGAAAGATTGCCGCTGGGGCGTCAAGGTGAAAGATTTAATCTTGGCTTCGCCTCGATTAAAAGTGAAAGAATTCACGTAGTGAATAGTGAAGGAGGCTTTTTCTCCGCTGTGCTGCGAAAAAGCTTTATAACTAAAAGTTTAATTATTATGAAAGGCTAATTATTTTTTATTTTAAATTTTATCGCAGCGAAAGCGGAGAAAAAATACCCTTCACTTTTGGCTTTAGCCAAGTCTATCACTTTTAACCAGCGAAGCGACGTTAAAGCTTTCACTGATTAATGAACAGAAACTTTCAAGTTAGTTGGCAACTTTCTTAAATCAAGAATTTTATATTTCTATAAGTAAAGGATAAAGAAAAAATTTCCTTTAAAAGAAAAGTATTTTTTTCAATAATTAAGTAAAAAATAGAATTATCTTTTAAAAGAGTAAAAGTAAATTAAATGGTAACAAAATTTATGAAAAGGAGGAATACTCTTAGTAAAACTTATTTAAAGTTTTATTTTAAATATATAAGTTTTGCTTAAGAGCTATGATTATATGGAGACTATAAAAAATAAAAAAATTACATTTTCTCTAATAGCGGTATTACTAGTTACATATTTTAGTACTTCCATTATTTTTTCTCCCTATAGCAACGCTGTCAATGTTATTTCCTATAAATATGGATCAAGTGGCGCTGCAGTAACTCAAATTCAAACTAAATTAAAAAATTGGGGTTACTATAAAG from Clostridium pasteurianum BC1 includes:
- a CDS encoding phosphatase PAP2 family protein gives rise to the protein MYLNILNRINIFDNYVLHSINKYLKNKYLDKLMPIVTAMGNVGIIWIAVAIILLLNRPYRTIGDIVILTLFVSTIVGEGIVKHIVKRIRPCNNGINIHLLISRPISYSFPSGHTSSSFAVAGVLSMYFHQYRIIFMSVAFLIALSRLYLYVHYPTDIIGGIIIGILCSKSVFIILNIISMQNIHVPYKIY
- a CDS encoding response regulator transcription factor produces the protein MKAFKILIVEDEKQMAMFIEMELTHEGYKADVSHDGIDALKKIEKNRYDLIILDIMLPGLNGMEVCREVRGSYNIPIIMLTAKSDVSDKVKGLDIGANDYMTKPFAIEELLARIRVIERNNISSSCKYDEIKFKDIVMNNSTHQVLRNGKKIDLTKKEYDLLETLLINKNIVLTREQLIEKIWGYDYEGDTNVVDVFIRYLRSKIDDDFENKIITTVRGVGYVINEN
- a CDS encoding sensor histidine kinase — translated: MKINIIRGAKISVKLTIIYAFMFSFILLILNASVLYGIKHYFYSQANKQVVDVKNIILNDIRDQQDNSDTLDKKILINLPSRENLYIKLTEKDGKTVGIPERYYYNVKINEDYDKIMHLEEQDRHLIYENVKIENNNYGIKNMQIIKDMGREYDFMKILFSFMAVSDFIGIVSSIIIGYIISKKMLKPIDNITKAAENISINNLNERIDMKGPEDELKRLAATFNNMINRLQDSFNRQTQFVSDASHELRTPIAVISGYVNLLDRWGKNDKKALEKSIYAIKFEVSTMADMIEKLLFLAKGDSGVLEMNKTRFFLNKLIDEVIEESRLIDKTHNILSEKNQAVEIVADYKMIKQMLRIFIDNSIKFTPENGNIVLNSVMEEKTIEMTISDTGIGIPKEEIERIFDRFYTVDKSRSKDKGGTGLGLSIAKWIVDRHNGNIEVISEEGKGTRIIIKININN
- a CDS encoding YgiQ family radical SAM protein; the encoded protein is MKENNRFLPICKNDLIERRIDQLDFIIITGDAYVDHPSFGSAIIGRVLENEGFTAGIIAQPDWRSSKDFMKLGKPKYAFFINSGNIDSMVNHYTAAKKKRHDDFYSPGGESGHRPDRALIVYCNRAREAYKDVPIVVGGIEASLRRFAHYDYWEDKVRRSILIDSKADLLAYGMGEKTTAQIANLCKYGMNIKDMNDIRGTEYTTSDISSLKDYVETPSYEEVSSDKKAYGNAYKLQDMEQDAFRGKAIVQKHGDRYIVQNPPQYPLSEDEMDVVYNLPYTRTYHPCYEDKGGIPALTEVKFSITSHRGCYGGCSFCALTFHQGRTIQHRSQTSIIDEAKAMTNYSDFKGYIHDVGGPTANFRHVSCKEQLERGVCKNKQCLFPNPCKNLKIDHTEYLSLLRKLRSLPKVKKVFIRSGIRYDYLIHDKNTQFFEELCKYHISGQLKVAPEHISDKVLKKMGKPGRNVYDSFVKKYFDINNSLGMKQYLVPYLMSSHPGSDLNAAIELALYIKEMKYVPEQVQDFYPTPGSFSTTMYYTEMDPFTDEKVYVPKTQHEKNMQRALLQFAKPENYKIVKEALVKAHREDLIGGGSNCLIPSFPRVKVNKSTKAKNSKQKISDNETKHFSNNKNNTKINKHNSKKSKLKTRIN